Part of the Caulobacter sp. SL161 genome is shown below.
CTTCGCACTGGTCGCCGGCGATCTCGACGTCCTGGCCGACAAGTTCATCACGATGAGCGGCCGCGAAGTCGCGTTGCGGGTGTTCGTGGATCCCGGCCAGGCCTCGCGCGCGGCCTATGCGCTGGACAGCCTGAAACGCGCGATGAAATGGGACGAAGAGGCGTTCGGGCGCGAATACGATCTGGATCTCTTCATGATCGTCGCCGTGCGCGACTTCAATTTCGGCGCCATGGAGAACAAGGGGCTGAACATCTTCAACAGCTCGCTGCTCCTGGCCGATCCCCAGACGGCGACCGACCTCGACTATGAGCGGATCGAGGCCGTGGTCGCCCACGAGTACTTCCACAACTGGACCGGCAACCGCATCACCTGCCGCGACTGGTTCCAGCTGTGCCTGAAGGAAGGCTTCACGGTCTTCCGCGACCAGGGCTTCAGCGCCGACATGCGCGGCGCGGCCGTGCAGCGGATCAAGGATGTCCGCGCCCTGCGCGCCCGCCAGTTCGCCGAGGACGCCGGTCCCCTCGCCCACCCCGTCCGGCCGTCCAGCTATCTGAAGATCGACAACTTCTACACCGCGACCATCTACGAGAAGGGCGCGGAGATCATCCGGATGCTCAAGGCCATCCTGGGCGCGGCCGCGTTCCGGAAGGGCTGCGACCTCTACTTCCAGCGCCACGATGGCGAGGCGACGACGGTCGAGGCGTTCATCGCCTGCTTCGCCGAAGCGTCCGGCCGTGACCTCTCCGGCTTCTTTGGCTGGTACGAGCAGGCGGGCACGCCGTCGGTGATGATCGAGACGGCCTATGACGCCGCCGCCGGCGCGCTGACCCTGACCCTGACCCAGAGCACGCCCCCGACGCCTGGCCAGCCTGACAAGAAGCCGCTGCCGATCCCGATCGCCATCGGCCTGCTGGCTGCAGACGGACGCGTTCTTCGCGACACCGAGATCGTGCTGCTCGACCAGGCGCAGATGACGGTTCGTTGGGACAGCATCCCCGAGCCGCCGGTGCTGTCGGCGCTGCGCGGGTTCTCCGCACCGGTGAACCTGTCGACCGACGCCCGCCCGTCGGATCGCTACGTCCTGTTCGGGTCCGACACCGATCTCTTCAATCGCTGGGAGGCCGGCCAGACCTTGGCGCGGGATCTGATCCTGACGCGTGCGGCTGGCGCGCCCGATGAGGTGGGCGAGGAGCGCTACGCCGACGCCCTGGGCCGGGCGCTGGTCGATGACGCCGCCGAGCCGGCCTTCAAGGCCCTGTTGCTGGCGCTGCCCTCCGAGCCCGACCTCGCCCTGATGTTCGAGGCCGCTGATCCCGCCGCCCTGCACGCGGCGCGCGATCATCTTCGCACGCGTATCGCGGTGCACCTCGGCGACCTGTTGCGTCGCCTGCACGGCGAAATGCAGATCGACGGCGAGTTCTCCTCGGACGCGGCCGCAGCCGGTCGCCGAGCGCTGCGTAACGCCTGCGCCGAAGCGCTGTCGGCTGACCCGCACGCTGAGAACCTCACGCGCCTGCTGGGCCATTTCAGCGCGGCCCGCAACATGACCGACATGATCGGCGGGCTCTATCCGATGGTCGCCATGGGCGGGGTGCCGCGTGAGAAGGCGCTCGAGAGCTTCCACCACGCCTGGCGGACCGAGCCGCTGGTGCTGGACAAGTGGTTCGCGGTGCAGGGTCGCGATCCGAACCCCGACGCGCTGGAACGCGTAATCGCCCTGACCCAGCACCCGGATTTCGAGCCCACCAACCCCAATCGGTTGCGCGCGCTGGTCTCGACCTTCGCCAACTTCAACCCGGCGCGGTTCCACGATCCCAGCGGCGCGGGCTATGCGTTCCTGGCGGACGAGATCCTCAAGGTCGACGCCTTCAACCCGATGACGGCGGCGCGGCTGGTAGAGCCTCTGGGCGGGTGGCGTCGTTACAAGCCCGAACTGGGCGACCTGATGCGCGCCCAGCTGGAACGCATCGTGGCCCACCCCGACCTCTCCAAGAACGTCCTGGAACTGGCCAGCAAGGCGCTCGGCTGACGAGTCTTTGACGATGGTCGGCCACTCGGGATTGCGACCAATAGGCTCAACCGTTCGAAATCCGCCGCTTCGGCGGTGACGCGAGCGGCGGCGGTACGTTAGATTCACGACTTGGCGAAGTGACTCGCCATGGGGATCCACGGGAGTCTGGCGCGTTGAGCAAGGGCATGGGCAGACACGGGGGGCCGGCGGCAGCCGGGCCGACCGCGCCGTCGGCCGTGCGCGCCAAGGCTGTCAACGCGCCGTCGCAGGTGTTCGTCCGTATCGCGATCCTCGCGGCGCTGCTGCTCCTGGCGGTCTATACGGCCTTTGGCGTGCATCGCTTGCAACGCGAGGCCCTGGCCCAGCCCGGCGGCGCACCGCTGGCGGCGAAGGCTGACCTGATCGCCGGCCGCGTGGACGCCAATCTGGCGGCGCAACGCGCGGGCCTCTCGGCGGCCGCCGACCTGCTGAAACGCGATCCCGGCGCGACGATGGACGCCGCCGAGACGACCCTGCGCGCCGCCGGCGGCGAAGCTGCGGCCGTGGCCGTCGTCAGCGAGGCCGGCGTTGTCGCGGTCGCTGGTCGCGACGACGGCGCGGATTGGAAGGCCGCCGCCCTGGCCGCCGGCGCTTCGGGCCGGACCAACTGGGTCGGCTCGGTCGGAGAGACGGGTCGTCTCTAT
Proteins encoded:
- the pepN gene encoding aminopeptidase N, whose protein sequence is MRTDTPQAVNLADYRPFPFAIETTRLIFDLHPTRTRVTAELSVRRTGAKGEALVLNGERLKLVSIAIDGRPLDASRYVVDAEHLTIAEAPDQFVLSTEVEIDPSSNKALMGLYMSGGRFCTQCEAEGFRTITYFPDRPDVLSRYSVRIEADGKFPHLLSNGNPVASGSLDGGRHFAEWSDPFPKPSYLFALVAGDLDVLADKFITMSGREVALRVFVDPGQASRAAYALDSLKRAMKWDEEAFGREYDLDLFMIVAVRDFNFGAMENKGLNIFNSSLLLADPQTATDLDYERIEAVVAHEYFHNWTGNRITCRDWFQLCLKEGFTVFRDQGFSADMRGAAVQRIKDVRALRARQFAEDAGPLAHPVRPSSYLKIDNFYTATIYEKGAEIIRMLKAILGAAAFRKGCDLYFQRHDGEATTVEAFIACFAEASGRDLSGFFGWYEQAGTPSVMIETAYDAAAGALTLTLTQSTPPTPGQPDKKPLPIPIAIGLLAADGRVLRDTEIVLLDQAQMTVRWDSIPEPPVLSALRGFSAPVNLSTDARPSDRYVLFGSDTDLFNRWEAGQTLARDLILTRAAGAPDEVGEERYADALGRALVDDAAEPAFKALLLALPSEPDLALMFEAADPAALHAARDHLRTRIAVHLGDLLRRLHGEMQIDGEFSSDAAAAGRRALRNACAEALSADPHAENLTRLLGHFSAARNMTDMIGGLYPMVAMGGVPREKALESFHHAWRTEPLVLDKWFAVQGRDPNPDALERVIALTQHPDFEPTNPNRLRALVSTFANFNPARFHDPSGAGYAFLADEILKVDAFNPMTAARLVEPLGGWRRYKPELGDLMRAQLERIVAHPDLSKNVLELASKALG